GGTCAATCTGGCAAAAAATCAGGTGCAGGAACAGATTACTGCCTGCAAGGATATGCTGGAACAGGCCCGGTTGAATGAGAAGCTGGCAGAAGAGAATATAGATGTCACGCTACCGGGCAGACGCTCAGCCCACGGCGGTCAGCATCCCGTTACTCGTACGCTGCAGCGACTGGAAGATATCTTTGTCTCAATGGGCTTTGCTGTGGCCGAAGGGCCCGAGATCGAAGATGATTTTCATAATTTTGAAGCATTAAACATACCGCCCAGTCATCCTGCACGTGCTATGCACGACACATTCTATCTGAAAGATGCTTTTCAGAAAGAGAAGGGGGTGTTGCGTACTCATACCTCACCCGTGCAGGTGCGCTTTATGGAGAACCACGAGCCACCGTTTCGTATCATCGCCCCGGGCCGTGTCTATCGATGTGACTCTGATGTCACCCATACACCGATGTTTCATCAAATCGAGGGACTTTTTGTTGATGAAAATGTCAGCTTTGCAGATTTGAAAGGTGTTTTGTCAGAATTCCTGAAAGTTTTCTTTGAAAAGGATCTGGAGGTGAAGTTTCGGCCATCATTTTTCCCTTTCACCGAACCCTCTGCAGAAGTGGACATCAGTTGCGTAATGTGTGGCGGTGAGGGTTGCAGGGTCTGTTCTCATACTGGCTGGCTGGAAGTGCTGGGTTGCGGCATGGTGCATCCTGAAGTGTTTGCCCATGTCGGTATAGACAGTGAAAAATGTTCTGGGTTTGCCTTTGGTATCGGCGTAGAGCGATTGGCCATGTTACGTTATGGAGTCAATGACTTACGTCTGTTTTTTGAGAATGATCTGAGCTTTCTGAGGCAGTTCAGATGAATGTCTTATTATTAATCACGAGGTGGTTGAAGCATGCGGGTTAGTGAAGCCTGGTTGCGGGAATGGGTCTCGCCTAAGTTGAATACCAATGAGCTGGCTAACAGGCTGACGATGGCCGGTCTGGAAGTGGGTAATATTGATCCTGCTGGAGACTTGTCCGACAAGCTGGTGGTTGGGAGAATAGAACAGATTTCCGCCCATCCTGATGCTGATCGTCTGCGAGTTTGTAAAGTTAATGTTGGACGTGCAAGAAATCTGACTATCGTCTGTGGTGCTGCCAATGCGCGGGAAGGACTTTATACCATTGCGGCACTGGTTGGTGCTAAATTGCCTGGCGGCATGGCCATCAGCAAGACAACGGTGCGCGGTGTGACTTCTTCCGGTATGTTGTGTTCGGCTTCAGAACTGGGGCTGGAGGAATCTTCAACGGGGATACTGGATCTTGCAGGTAAACCTGCTGCGGGCATGCTGGCAAGTACCCTTTTCCAGATTGATGACTGTATTCTTGATCTTGAGTTGACCCCTAATCGTGGTGATTGCCTGAGTATTCGCGGTGTTGCACGCGAGGTGGCTGCACTGACCAACTGCCGATTAAAAAAGCCGGTCAAATCCGTCGAAATGGCCGTGCAGGCCCGGGGTAAGCTGCCGATTAAGCTTACAGCCAGTGATGGTTGCCCACATTATGTCGGACGCATCATCCGTGGCGTGGATGTATCAGCAGTAACGCCATTATGGATTAAAGAGCGACTGCGTCGTGCCGGTATACGCAGCCTGGGGCCCTCTGTCGATGTCACTAACTACGTCATGATAGAGCTGGGCCAGCCGATGCATGCCTTTGATCTGGAGAAAATAAATGGTCATATCGAGGTGCGTTATGCAAATGGACGCGAAAAACTTAATCTGCTTGACGGATCGACCGTCAGGCCCGAAAAAACTGATTTATTGATTGTGGATAAAAGTGGTCCATTAGCCCTGGCGGGTGTCATGGGTGGCGCAGCTTCAGCTGTTTCCGATCAAACACAGAATATTTTCCTCGAAAGCGCCTACTTCACACCGGAGATTATTG
The genomic region above belongs to bacterium BMS3Abin11 and contains:
- the pheS gene encoding phenylalanine--tRNA ligase alpha subunit — encoded protein: MTDSESKIRQELDDLVAQAKAEARVANELSVLDDVRVRYLGKKGELTLQLKRIGSLPTELRPSFGKWVNLAKNQVQEQITACKDMLEQARLNEKLAEENIDVTLPGRRSAHGGQHPVTRTLQRLEDIFVSMGFAVAEGPEIEDDFHNFEALNIPPSHPARAMHDTFYLKDAFQKEKGVLRTHTSPVQVRFMENHEPPFRIIAPGRVYRCDSDVTHTPMFHQIEGLFVDENVSFADLKGVLSEFLKVFFEKDLEVKFRPSFFPFTEPSAEVDISCVMCGGEGCRVCSHTGWLEVLGCGMVHPEVFAHVGIDSEKCSGFAFGIGVERLAMLRYGVNDLRLFFENDLSFLRQFR